From one Gallionella capsiferriformans ES-2 genomic stretch:
- a CDS encoding glycosyltransferase family 2 protein → MISIVIPSWNNLSYLKLCVESLKKHSQCEHEILVHLNDGSDGSLEWVKSQGIKYTQSDKNVGVCLSVNLLVSQASCDWVLYMNDDMVAAPGWDTGFIEAIKAAGSDLVMLFGTLIQPEIGKNANMIKQNFGESPASFNEAQFLAQCMIDPRGNVEGVASQPTLVSRKWWSMLGGYSLEFSPGMSSDDDLLMKFWVAGCRTYRIVGKSRFYHFGCASTRRIKHNLGGRIFVMKWGITQIEFYRRYLATLKNADGGNTEGNPHNFARNSFLGRLRRVGYGLTKDYPLGDIEAWDPQPGQGKWSSGN, encoded by the coding sequence ATGATTAGTATCGTTATACCGAGTTGGAACAATCTGAGCTATCTTAAATTGTGTGTGGAAAGCTTGAAGAAGCACTCACAGTGCGAGCATGAAATTCTTGTGCACCTTAACGATGGTTCGGATGGCTCATTGGAATGGGTGAAGTCGCAAGGCATCAAATATACGCAGTCTGATAAAAACGTGGGCGTGTGTTTGTCGGTAAATTTGCTGGTGTCTCAGGCAAGTTGTGACTGGGTGCTGTATATGAACGACGATATGGTTGCAGCTCCGGGCTGGGATACCGGATTTATTGAAGCGATCAAAGCGGCAGGCAGCGATCTGGTCATGCTTTTCGGTACGTTGATTCAGCCTGAAATTGGCAAAAATGCCAATATGATCAAACAGAACTTTGGTGAGTCACCCGCTAGTTTTAATGAGGCGCAGTTTCTGGCTCAATGTATGATTGATCCACGGGGCAACGTCGAGGGGGTGGCCTCTCAACCTACACTGGTTAGCCGAAAGTGGTGGAGTATGCTGGGCGGTTATAGCTTGGAGTTTAGTCCGGGTATGAGTAGCGATGACGATTTGCTGATGAAGTTTTGGGTAGCTGGCTGTCGTACTTACCGTATTGTCGGCAAAAGTCGCTTCTACCACTTCGGTTGCGCGAGCACCAGGAGAATCAAACATAACCTGGGTGGTCGAATTTTCGTGATGAAGTGGGGCATCACTCAGATTGAATTTTACCGCCGGTATCTGGCTACGCTTAAAAATGCGGATGGCGGCAATACCGAAGGTAATCCGCATAACTTCGCGCGTAATTCTTTTCTGGGCAGATTGCGTCGCGTAGGCTATGGCCTAACTAAAGACTACCCGCTGGGTGATATTGAGGCTTGGGATCCACAGCCCGGACAAGGAAAATGGAGTAGCGGGAATTAG
- a CDS encoding methyltransferase domain-containing protein: MNHLDLGCGTNPQNPYKRANLFGLDIRDDAEQVLALRGISMKKANLVFEAIPFSDNYFSSISAIDFLEHIPRQICLGSSNELVYPFINIMNEVWRVLTPGGKFLAVTPAYPSSLAFADPTHVNYLAQGTHEYFCGEHPAGRIYGFHGRFVARIAKLSAPTNYRDMPHSPFASAIRDLGRRISRNGLHHMVWELEAIK, encoded by the coding sequence TTGAACCATTTAGACTTGGGTTGCGGAACCAACCCTCAAAATCCTTATAAAAGGGCGAATTTATTCGGCCTTGATATTCGGGATGATGCAGAGCAGGTTCTTGCATTAAGAGGAATTTCCATGAAGAAGGCGAATTTGGTTTTTGAAGCAATTCCTTTTTCAGATAATTATTTTTCTAGTATTTCAGCGATCGATTTTTTAGAGCATATTCCAAGACAAATTTGTTTGGGAAGCTCAAATGAGTTGGTCTATCCATTCATTAACATAATGAATGAGGTTTGGCGAGTATTAACCCCGGGAGGAAAATTCTTGGCGGTGACACCCGCCTATCCTTCATCTCTGGCTTTTGCCGATCCTACACATGTAAATTATCTTGCGCAGGGAACACATGAGTATTTTTGCGGCGAGCATCCGGCGGGCCGTATTTATGGATTCCATGGTCGATTTGTTGCGCGCATTGCAAAGTTATCCGCGCCAACCAATTATCGAGACATGCCACATTCGCCTTTTGCATCAGCTATCCGCGATTTAGGGCGGCGAATTTCAAGGAATGGACTTCATCATATGGTGTGGGAACTTGAGGCTATAAAATGA
- a CDS encoding O-antigen ligase family protein — protein MKNNLTIERSMMLIMLMYPVLMLSVKGSLSAFFIVLCILSIVTLLKNKTQPVFINSQDKIYILAMSSILVATILSQLIHGKIIVSYWDSPARFLFAVPIYFALKKQSMKVFELFQFGLPLGAIAALLIQHQEVGVFGTRATNTFLNPIHFGDLALMLGILSACSINWFRLDSRLVVMLKVIGLIAGMYASILSGTRGGWVAIPVILLVCLVVWKVYDVKKLAGGLLAVAAMLAVSYFAFTPIQQRVSDSYVEIRSIASGNLETSTGFRLQIWKGASQIFLANPIAGVSPSGFDNAILSLGKAGVISPMAADLGVNEVHSQIFSSAARLGIFGLIAYFLVHLVPLKFFVNSMRSRNNIIQKAGLMGMSLVVGFIVFGLTVEMYNLKMVATFYSLTGVVLLACCNNDNCDELTHNR, from the coding sequence GTGAAAAATAACTTAACTATTGAACGCAGCATGATGCTGATCATGCTGATGTATCCTGTGCTGATGCTTTCAGTGAAGGGTAGTTTGAGTGCGTTTTTTATAGTCTTGTGTATTTTGTCTATTGTGACGTTGCTTAAAAATAAAACTCAACCCGTATTTATTAACTCACAGGACAAGATTTACATCTTGGCAATGTCATCGATACTTGTTGCGACAATATTGAGCCAGTTAATTCATGGAAAGATAATCGTATCCTATTGGGATTCACCGGCAAGATTTCTGTTTGCTGTCCCGATATATTTTGCCTTAAAAAAACAAAGTATGAAGGTCTTTGAGTTATTTCAGTTTGGACTCCCTCTAGGCGCCATAGCAGCACTATTAATACAACATCAAGAAGTGGGTGTGTTCGGCACAAGGGCCACTAACACATTTTTAAATCCGATCCATTTTGGGGATCTGGCCTTGATGTTAGGGATTCTGTCGGCCTGTTCTATAAATTGGTTCAGGTTGGATTCACGTTTAGTGGTCATGTTAAAGGTCATTGGGCTTATAGCGGGAATGTATGCCTCAATTTTGTCAGGTACGCGAGGTGGTTGGGTTGCCATCCCGGTCATACTGCTGGTTTGTCTTGTTGTCTGGAAAGTTTACGACGTCAAAAAATTGGCTGGTGGATTGCTGGCTGTGGCAGCTATGCTTGCGGTAAGTTACTTTGCGTTTACGCCGATTCAACAAAGAGTAAGTGACTCTTATGTTGAAATTCGTTCGATTGCCAGTGGAAATTTAGAAACTTCAACCGGATTTCGATTGCAGATATGGAAGGGGGCGAGCCAAATATTTTTGGCTAATCCAATCGCCGGAGTCAGTCCCTCCGGATTTGATAATGCTATATTGTCGCTCGGGAAGGCAGGGGTTATTAGCCCTATGGCGGCCGATTTAGGGGTGAATGAAGTTCATAGTCAAATTTTTTCTAGTGCGGCCCGGTTGGGGATTTTTGGGTTGATTGCTTATTTTTTGGTACATTTGGTGCCGCTAAAGTTTTTTGTCAATTCGATGCGATCTAGAAACAATATAATTCAAAAGGCTGGTCTGATGGGCATGAGCTTGGTGGTTGGATTTATTGTATTTGGCCTAACGGTAGAGATGTACAACTTGAAAATGGTCGCTACTTTTTATAGTTTGACAGGAGTCGTTTTGTTAGCCTGTTGTAATAACGATAATTGTGATGAGTTGACTCATAACCGTTAA
- a CDS encoding glycosyltransferase family 4 protein — MPDKMNIVQVVKRYGPVGGMERYVWELSRELQQSGHTVTVLCERCHTAHPAGIRVVELGETAKRPRWLSQVRFSWRVTRWVQDNLSADRIIHSHERLGVHDVTTFHGPPFATIYEKGWWRFISIRVWVRLYLERRELATAQVIVPNSSFISRQLAHYYPQMTEKLSAPIAPGILPIRQRASRVVPVDGGVVCFVGWEWQRKGLPQAVEIVAALRRARPNLELWVIGPQPSELAPLFADWTGGYRLLGWREDNDYFSEVDVLLHPAIAEPYGMVISEAMAARVPVVISDVCGAAEHVSQDAGSVLPLNAPIDAWVHAVEQQLARQLEVPKFDRTWAKVAQEYCDIYAACCKSAAGNLFEKVRSKSEK, encoded by the coding sequence ATGCCAGACAAAATGAATATCGTACAGGTGGTGAAGCGCTATGGACCGGTTGGCGGCATGGAGCGCTATGTCTGGGAATTGAGCCGTGAGTTACAGCAGTCGGGGCATACGGTGACGGTGCTTTGCGAACGCTGCCACACAGCGCATCCGGCTGGAATTCGTGTCGTTGAACTGGGCGAGACCGCCAAGCGTCCTCGCTGGCTATCGCAAGTGCGTTTTAGCTGGCGGGTCACGCGCTGGGTGCAGGATAATCTGTCGGCAGACAGGATCATACATAGTCATGAGCGTCTGGGTGTGCATGATGTGACGACGTTTCACGGGCCTCCATTCGCCACGATCTATGAAAAGGGTTGGTGGCGTTTTATTTCAATCAGGGTGTGGGTGCGCCTGTATCTTGAACGCCGCGAGTTGGCAACCGCGCAAGTCATTGTGCCAAACTCATCTTTCATCAGCAGGCAGTTGGCACATTATTATCCGCAGATGACTGAAAAATTGAGTGCGCCGATTGCACCCGGCATTTTGCCGATACGGCAGCGGGCATCGCGTGTTGTTCCGGTGGATGGAGGTGTGGTGTGTTTCGTCGGTTGGGAGTGGCAGCGCAAGGGCTTGCCTCAAGCAGTTGAAATAGTCGCCGCATTGCGTCGCGCACGTCCGAATCTGGAACTTTGGGTGATAGGGCCGCAGCCGTCAGAGCTGGCGCCGTTGTTCGCCGATTGGACAGGCGGCTATCGCCTGCTAGGCTGGCGTGAGGATAACGATTATTTCAGCGAGGTGGATGTGCTGCTTCATCCGGCTATTGCCGAGCCTTACGGCATGGTGATTTCTGAGGCGATGGCAGCGCGTGTGCCGGTGGTGATTTCAGATGTCTGCGGTGCGGCTGAGCATGTCTCGCAGGATGCGGGTTCGGTGCTGCCTTTAAATGCACCGATAGATGCTTGGGTGCATGCGGTAGAGCAGCAGTTAGCCAGGCAGCTAGAAGTGCCGAAATTCGATCGGACCTGGGCTAAAGTTGCGCAGGAGTATTGCGATATTTATGCGGCTTGCTGCAAGTCCGCTGCTGGAAATCTGTTTGAAAAAGTCAGGAGCAAGAGTGAAAAATAA
- a CDS encoding glycosyltransferase family 2 protein, translating to MFSILIPTWNNLELLKLCVRSIQQNSAYPHQIIIHVNDGSDGTLAWVKEQGFEHSASPDNIGICLAVNEAAMHATMDYILYLNDDMYCCPGWDTALVNKLTELDTDLFMLSGTMIEPRDTSNPCVIVKDYGREVETFDESLLLAELPQHRKADWDGATWPPTLVSRRWWFKVGGYSSEFSPGMSSDNDFSMKLWHAGCRIFLGVGDSLVYHFQCKSTGKIKKNDGGKQFLFKWGMRQSVFDRYFLRRGQVAQGLRLEEPEDTRNFRWQLLRSRIKRALS from the coding sequence ATGTTCTCTATCCTGATTCCAACTTGGAACAACCTCGAGTTGCTCAAACTCTGCGTACGCAGCATTCAGCAAAACTCAGCCTACCCACACCAGATTATCATTCACGTCAATGACGGTAGCGATGGCACTCTGGCATGGGTTAAAGAACAAGGCTTCGAACACAGCGCCTCGCCCGACAACATTGGCATCTGTCTGGCTGTAAACGAAGCAGCCATGCACGCCACAATGGATTACATCCTGTACCTGAACGATGACATGTATTGCTGCCCGGGATGGGACACCGCCCTGGTCAACAAACTAACAGAGCTCGATACCGATTTATTCATGTTGTCCGGCACCATGATAGAACCGCGCGACACCAGCAACCCTTGTGTGATCGTAAAGGATTACGGCCGCGAAGTTGAAACGTTCGATGAATCCCTGTTGCTTGCCGAATTGCCACAACATCGCAAGGCAGACTGGGACGGCGCGACCTGGCCGCCAACGCTGGTCAGTCGCCGCTGGTGGTTCAAGGTAGGCGGTTACAGCAGCGAATTCTCTCCCGGCATGAGCAGCGACAACGACTTTTCGATGAAGCTGTGGCACGCAGGTTGCCGCATCTTTCTGGGCGTCGGTGACTCGCTTGTTTACCACTTCCAGTGTAAATCAACCGGAAAAATCAAGAAAAATGACGGCGGCAAACAGTTTCTATTCAAATGGGGAATGCGCCAGTCCGTGTTCGATCGGTATTTTTTACGGCGCGGTCAAGTCGCACAGGGATTAAGACTGGAAGAGCCTGAAGATACGCGCAATTTTCGCTGGCAGCTGCTGCGCAGCCGAATCAAACGCGCACTCAGTTAA
- a CDS encoding glycosyltransferase family 2 protein codes for MLSVVIIAKNEAANIGACIQSVAWADEIIVVDSGSTDDTVSIAREMGARVYLHADWPGFGPQKNRALSYASCAWIFSIDADERVTPELRAELEQAMRDAAADGYYCPRLSQFCGTFIHHCGWYPDYVLRLFKRAAGQFSDSLVHESVLLTGKTAKLHSPLLHYSYLTTDDVERKVAHYSTAAAQQMFEGGKGSSLAGAVLSGGWAFIRTYVIRLGVLDGAAGWRIAHMNARTTYLKYRKLAALHSAAR; via the coding sequence ATGCTGTCTGTCGTTATCATTGCGAAGAATGAGGCCGCCAATATAGGCGCCTGTATTCAGTCGGTGGCGTGGGCGGATGAAATTATCGTGGTGGATTCGGGCAGCACGGACGATACGGTGAGCATTGCGCGTGAAATGGGTGCGCGGGTTTATCTGCACGCTGACTGGCCGGGTTTCGGGCCGCAGAAAAATCGCGCGCTGTCCTATGCATCGTGCGCATGGATATTTTCGATCGATGCGGATGAGCGGGTGACGCCCGAATTGCGTGCTGAGCTCGAGCAGGCGATGAGGGACGCGGCGGCAGACGGATATTACTGCCCGCGACTGTCGCAGTTCTGCGGCACTTTTATTCATCACTGCGGCTGGTATCCGGATTACGTGCTGCGTCTGTTTAAGCGCGCTGCCGGTCAGTTTTCCGACAGTCTGGTGCATGAAAGCGTGCTGCTGACGGGCAAGACCGCCAAATTGCACAGTCCGCTGCTGCACTACAGTTATCTGACAACGGATGATGTGGAGCGCAAGGTGGCCCACTATTCGACGGCCGCGGCGCAGCAAATGTTTGAGGGGGGTAAGGGCTCCAGTCTGGCGGGTGCGGTGCTGAGCGGCGGCTGGGCGTTCATTCGCACCTATGTCATCAGGCTGGGTGTGCTCGATGGTGCTGCGGGTTGGCGCATCGCTCATATGAATGCACGCACCACTTATCTGAAATACCGAAAACTGGCCGCGCTGCATTCAGCAGCGCGTTAA
- a CDS encoding polysaccharide biosynthesis protein has protein sequence MLRKSNVRTVLAILHDIAAAVLAWTLAYLLRFNFELPSQYGAEMRQTLLWIVPLQVAIFWKFGLYRGIWRYASLNDLRRIVLAVLLAAAAIPFMLWMLRSQLVVPRSVLVLNPLLLILFMGGSRILYRMWKETRFQGRMKLSSEPVLVLGAGDAAVALSKDLAKNETWQLLGFLDDDDNKQNCMLNGVKVLGKLDELAHWINHFGVERVIIAMPSSSHQQRQRAIKLCTAAGVQALTVPSFDDLMSGKVAVSQLRAIELDDLLGRDPVVLDTAGLQGLISGKTVMVTGAGGSIGSELCRQIARFSPAKLVLFEQSEFALYTLEQELHQAFPALCFVCLVGDVRDAARVDEVLQLHNPAVLFHAAAYKHVPMMETHNAWQAIRNNVLGTWTVARAAQRHNVAKFVMISTDKAVNPTNVMGASKRLAELVCQALQPLASEVSGCTRFVIVRFGNVLGSTGSVIPKFRAQIAQGGPITVTHPEITRYFMSIPEAAQLVLQAGLMGQGGEIFVLDMGEPVKIVDLAKELIRLSGFTEDDIKIEFSGLRPGEKLYEELLADNEHTLPTPHPKLRIAQAREADAAWLEQLLIWTDASTRPDAEVKTALQGWVPEYQPQHI, from the coding sequence ATGCTGCGTAAATCGAATGTCCGAACGGTGTTGGCCATATTGCACGACATTGCGGCAGCGGTGCTCGCATGGACGCTGGCCTATTTGCTGCGTTTTAATTTTGAATTGCCGTCCCAATACGGGGCTGAAATGCGGCAGACCTTGCTGTGGATCGTGCCCTTGCAGGTTGCAATATTCTGGAAATTTGGCCTATATCGCGGCATCTGGCGTTATGCCAGTCTGAACGACTTGCGCCGTATCGTGCTGGCCGTATTGTTGGCGGCAGCGGCCATCCCGTTTATGTTATGGATGTTGCGCAGTCAGTTGGTCGTGCCGCGTTCCGTATTAGTGCTAAATCCGCTACTGCTGATTCTGTTTATGGGCGGCAGCCGCATTTTGTACCGCATGTGGAAAGAAACCCGATTTCAGGGGCGCATGAAACTGTCCAGTGAGCCGGTATTGGTGCTGGGCGCAGGAGATGCCGCTGTGGCACTATCCAAGGATCTGGCGAAAAATGAAACGTGGCAACTGTTGGGCTTTCTGGATGATGATGACAACAAGCAAAACTGCATGCTAAATGGCGTGAAGGTGCTGGGTAAATTAGACGAATTGGCGCATTGGATTAATCATTTCGGCGTCGAGCGTGTAATCATCGCAATGCCCTCCAGTTCGCATCAGCAGCGTCAGCGCGCGATCAAACTGTGCACAGCAGCCGGGGTGCAGGCGTTGACCGTGCCATCGTTTGACGACCTGATGAGCGGCAAGGTGGCCGTGTCGCAATTGCGTGCAATCGAGCTGGACGATTTGCTGGGACGGGATCCCGTGGTGCTCGATACGGCGGGATTGCAAGGGTTGATATCCGGCAAGACGGTCATGGTGACCGGCGCGGGCGGCTCGATCGGTTCAGAGCTGTGCCGTCAGATCGCGCGATTTTCACCGGCCAAGTTGGTGTTATTCGAGCAGAGCGAATTTGCGCTTTATACGCTCGAGCAGGAGCTCCATCAGGCATTTCCGGCGCTGTGCTTCGTTTGTCTGGTAGGCGATGTGCGCGATGCGGCGCGAGTCGATGAAGTCTTGCAGTTACATAATCCTGCCGTGCTGTTTCATGCAGCCGCCTACAAACATGTGCCGATGATGGAGACGCACAATGCCTGGCAGGCGATCCGCAACAACGTATTGGGAACCTGGACCGTGGCACGCGCCGCGCAGCGACATAACGTTGCCAAATTTGTGATGATCTCGACCGACAAGGCGGTTAATCCGACTAACGTGATGGGGGCTTCCAAGCGACTGGCGGAACTGGTGTGTCAGGCGTTGCAGCCACTCGCCTCTGAGGTCAGCGGCTGTACGCGGTTCGTCATCGTCAGGTTCGGCAATGTGCTGGGCAGCACGGGGAGCGTGATTCCGAAATTCCGTGCGCAGATTGCGCAAGGCGGCCCGATTACCGTGACTCACCCTGAAATCACCCGCTACTTCATGTCCATTCCGGAAGCCGCGCAATTGGTGTTGCAAGCCGGGCTGATGGGGCAGGGCGGCGAGATTTTCGTACTGGATATGGGCGAACCGGTCAAGATCGTTGATCTGGCAAAGGAGTTGATCCGCCTGTCAGGATTTACTGAGGACGATATCAAGATTGAGTTTAGCGGTCTGCGCCCGGGCGAAAAGCTTTATGAAGAGCTGCTCGCCGACAACGAGCACACCTTGCCGACGCCGCATCCTAAATTGCGCATCGCTCAGGCGCGCGAGGCGGATGCGGCGTGGCTGGAGCAGCTGCTGATATGGACGGATGCGTCGACCCGACCTGATGCCGAAGTAAAAACGGCACTTCAGGGCTGGGTTCCTGAATATCAGCCACAACACATTTAA
- a CDS encoding MraY family glycosyltransferase, whose product MNHYPPVISALVTLLLTLILTLSKHGTIQDIPNERSLHDTPVPRTGGIALMAGILAGWVLLFKFWQWWIVLPMLGLFVLSLVDDVRGLPPKTRLIGHFIAAAMVLIGAGISWIWMVPVLLYIVWMTNLYNFMDGSDGMAGGMALFGFSFYGVGGLMAGNEAFAMMNFSVGAASLGFLYHNFHPARVFLGDAGSIPLGFLASAFGVWGWQSGYWPAWFPVLVFSPFAMDATLTLFKRARNKEKLSEAHRSHYYQRLVQLGWGHRNTAIAEYFLMIAAGVSALFALSLDAKGQGNLLAWWGVIYLGLSMWIDRRWRKYQEEDNNAA is encoded by the coding sequence ATGAACCATTATCCACCGGTAATTTCCGCTTTAGTCACCTTGCTGCTGACGCTGATTTTGACACTAAGCAAACACGGCACGATTCAAGATATCCCTAACGAACGATCGTTGCATGACACGCCGGTGCCGCGTACCGGTGGCATTGCCTTGATGGCCGGCATATTAGCGGGCTGGGTGCTGCTGTTCAAATTCTGGCAATGGTGGATTGTGCTTCCCATGCTTGGGCTGTTCGTGTTGTCGCTGGTGGACGATGTGCGCGGGTTGCCGCCCAAAACTCGTCTGATCGGTCATTTTATCGCCGCTGCGATGGTATTGATTGGCGCCGGAATTAGCTGGATATGGATGGTGCCGGTGCTGCTGTACATCGTGTGGATGACAAATCTATATAACTTTATGGATGGCTCCGATGGCATGGCGGGCGGTATGGCGCTATTCGGTTTTAGTTTCTACGGCGTTGGCGGATTGATGGCCGGCAACGAAGCCTTTGCGATGATGAATTTTTCGGTCGGCGCCGCATCCTTGGGATTTTTGTACCATAATTTTCATCCTGCTCGCGTATTTTTGGGCGATGCAGGCTCGATTCCGCTGGGTTTTCTGGCCTCAGCGTTCGGCGTATGGGGCTGGCAATCGGGTTACTGGCCGGCCTGGTTCCCGGTGCTGGTGTTCTCTCCTTTTGCGATGGATGCAACCTTGACGCTGTTCAAGCGTGCGCGTAATAAGGAAAAATTGTCCGAGGCGCACCGCAGTCACTATTATCAGCGTCTGGTGCAATTGGGATGGGGGCATCGCAACACGGCGATCGCGGAATATTTCCTGATGATTGCAGCGGGTGTATCGGCCTTGTTTGCCTTGAGTCTCGACGCCAAGGGGCAGGGTAATCTGCTGGCCTGGTGGGGGGTGATCTATCTGGGGTTGAGCATGTGGATAGACCGGCGCTGGCGGAAATATCAAGAGGAAGATAACAATGCTGCGTAA
- the waaC gene encoding lipopolysaccharide heptosyltransferase I translates to MKILVVRLSSLGDILHLFPAISDLRRRLPDAEIHWLVEPAFAEMVSWHAAVDKVITVPLRSHKKQWWKLPKLLRGLKRQLKAEHYDLALDAQGLLKSALLARLAGTEIYGFDASSARESLAAKFYQKTASIASGLHIVDKNRQLVAQLFGADILQPADYGLDQFRQNQMSLPDSGDERANPAIVLLHGTTWNSKYWPESSWFELVGLLTLQGIHCLLPWGNEAEYQRAQRLQQAGGELAQVLPKLSLTELMSVLLHAQGFVSVESGIGHLATVLDISGIMLHGPTAPEYSGILGKSCLHITSGLYCSPCFKRDCPRLELKEDKPPCQMAITPQQVCQKCFESLVTSDAPVRAKIHSA, encoded by the coding sequence ATGAAAATTCTTGTCGTCAGATTGTCGTCGCTGGGCGATATACTGCATTTGTTTCCGGCTATCAGCGACTTGCGCCGCCGCTTGCCTGATGCCGAAATACACTGGCTGGTGGAACCCGCATTTGCCGAGATGGTGAGCTGGCATGCGGCTGTCGATAAAGTGATCACGGTGCCGTTGCGCAGTCATAAGAAGCAGTGGTGGAAGCTGCCCAAGTTGTTGCGTGGCTTGAAGCGACAGCTCAAAGCTGAACATTACGATCTTGCGCTGGATGCGCAGGGATTGCTAAAAAGCGCGCTGCTGGCGCGACTGGCAGGTACTGAAATCTACGGCTTTGACGCGTCAAGCGCACGCGAATCGCTGGCCGCAAAGTTCTATCAGAAGACCGCCAGCATCGCATCCGGCTTGCATATCGTCGATAAAAACAGGCAACTTGTTGCGCAGTTGTTTGGCGCCGACATCTTGCAACCCGCTGACTATGGTCTGGATCAATTTCGCCAAAACCAGATGTCGCTGCCCGACAGCGGAGACGAACGCGCTAATCCTGCCATTGTGCTGTTGCACGGCACGACATGGAACAGTAAATACTGGCCTGAGTCGTCATGGTTTGAGCTGGTTGGTTTGTTGACCCTGCAGGGCATTCATTGTCTGTTGCCGTGGGGCAATGAGGCCGAGTATCAGCGTGCGCAGCGCTTGCAGCAGGCGGGAGGCGAGTTGGCGCAGGTGTTGCCGAAGTTATCGCTGACTGAATTGATGAGCGTACTGCTGCATGCGCAAGGGTTTGTCAGCGTTGAAAGCGGCATCGGGCACCTTGCAACGGTGCTCGATATTTCCGGCATCATGTTGCATGGTCCGACAGCGCCGGAATACAGCGGCATTCTCGGTAAATCCTGTTTGCATATCACCAGTGGACTGTATTGTTCGCCCTGTTTCAAGCGAGACTGCCCGAGACTCGAATTAAAAGAGGATAAGCCGCCTTGCCAGATGGCTATCACGCCTCAGCAGGTTTGCCAGAAGTGCTTTGAGTCGTTGGTCACCAGTGACGCACCCGTGCGTGCTAAAATCCATTCTGCTTAA
- the rfbC gene encoding dTDP-4-dehydrorhamnose 3,5-epimerase, translating to MKAIQTAIPDLLILEPKVFGDDRGFFYESFNRQKFSELTGRDADFVQDNHSRSVKGVLRGLHYQIQHPQAKLVRVVQGAVLDVAVDIRKSSPTFGQHVALELSAENKRMFWIPEGFAHGFVVLSDTAEFLYKTTDYWYPEFERSIVWDDPEIAIDWQVQAPPALSAKDLQGKSLAGAELFE from the coding sequence ATGAAAGCCATTCAAACGGCCATCCCGGATTTGTTGATCTTAGAGCCTAAGGTATTTGGCGACGACCGGGGGTTCTTTTACGAGAGTTTCAACCGTCAAAAGTTTTCAGAGTTGACCGGACGCGACGCGGACTTTGTTCAGGATAATCATTCCCGCTCGGTTAAAGGCGTGTTGCGCGGTCTGCATTATCAGATTCAACACCCGCAAGCCAAACTGGTGCGTGTGGTGCAAGGCGCAGTGCTGGATGTCGCAGTGGATATCCGCAAGAGTTCGCCGACCTTCGGGCAGCACGTGGCGCTGGAATTGTCTGCCGAGAACAAGCGCATGTTCTGGATACCGGAGGGTTTTGCGCACGGTTTTGTTGTGTTGTCCGATACGGCGGAATTCCTTTATAAAACCACCGATTACTGGTATCCGGAATTTGAACGCAGTATTGTCTGGGACGATCCTGAGATTGCGATCGACTGGCAGGTGCAAGCGCCGCCTGCTTTGTCCGCTAAAGATTTGCAGGGAAAATCGCTCGCCGGGGCTGAGCTGTTCGAGTGA